One window from the genome of Eucalyptus grandis isolate ANBG69807.140 chromosome 7, ASM1654582v1, whole genome shotgun sequence encodes:
- the LOC104428620 gene encoding EG45-like domain containing protein, whose protein sequence is MSSLHQQQQQQQQLFLSFLLLFVVLAIISGADADVGTAAYYSSPYTPTECYRDDPSQLPPGNLFAAAGGDLWNNGAACGRVYAVRCVAASPSVPSSCGSDGLIQVKIIDNALSANSSAAAHKQSVTGATLVLSEEAFVLIAKPFADSVAIEFQ, encoded by the exons ATGTCTTCTTTGCatcagcaacagcagcagcagcagcagctcttcctcagcttcctcctcctcttcgtgGTGTTGGCGATCATCTCTGGGGCCGACGCCGACGTCGGCACGGCTGCTTATTACAGCTCTCCGTACACGC CGACGGAATGCTATAGAGATGACCCGTCCCAGCTTCCTCCGGGCAACCTGTtcgcggcggcgggcggcgatcTGTGGAATAACGGGGCGGCCTGCGGCCGGGTGTACGCGGTGCGGTGCGTCGCCGCGTCGCCGTCCGTCCCTTCCAGCTGCGGGAGCGATGGCCTAATCCAGGTCAAGATCATCGACAACGCCCTCTCGGCCAATTCCTCGGCGGCGGCGCACAAGCAGTCCGTGACCGGCGCCACGTTGGTCCTGTCCGAGGAGGCGTTCGTTCTAATCGCTAAGCCGTTCGCGGATTCCGTCGCCATCGAATTCCAATG